Proteins encoded together in one Mycobacterium simiae window:
- a CDS encoding SMP-30/gluconolactonase/LRE family protein, with protein MIPEQLANGFCFGEGPRWFEGLLWFSDLLGEAVHTSTLSGALTTLPLPGHSPSGLGFRPDGSLLIASADDRKVLRYDGETIVEIADLSDLVPANLGDMVVDSVGRAYIGSQAFTGGVIVRLDLGDDGTANVTVVAEDLDFPNGMVITPDHRTLILAESTGRRLTAFTIDAAGALHDRRVFADGLDGPPDGIALDAEGGVWTSMTLAHQFERIVAGGAVTDRIDMGDRVAVACALGGPDRRVLFLLTSTDAYPQRLVGTRLSRLDAVPVAAPGAGLP; from the coding sequence ATGATCCCCGAGCAGCTGGCCAATGGGTTCTGCTTTGGTGAAGGACCCCGCTGGTTCGAGGGGCTGCTGTGGTTCTCCGACCTGCTGGGCGAGGCGGTTCACACCTCGACCCTGAGCGGCGCGCTGACCACGCTGCCGCTGCCGGGCCACTCCCCGTCGGGGCTGGGTTTCCGGCCCGACGGCTCGCTGCTGATCGCCTCCGCCGACGACCGCAAGGTGTTGCGTTACGACGGCGAGACGATCGTTGAGATCGCCGATCTGTCCGACCTGGTCCCGGCCAACCTCGGCGACATGGTCGTCGACAGCGTCGGGCGCGCGTACATCGGCTCGCAGGCGTTCACCGGGGGCGTCATCGTGCGCCTCGACCTCGGCGACGACGGCACTGCCAACGTCACCGTCGTCGCCGAGGACCTCGACTTTCCCAACGGCATGGTCATCACGCCCGACCACCGGACCCTGATCCTCGCCGAGTCGACCGGCCGGCGCCTCACCGCGTTCACGATCGACGCTGCCGGTGCTCTGCACGACCGGCGGGTTTTCGCCGACGGCCTCGACGGCCCGCCCGACGGCATCGCCCTGGACGCCGAGGGCGGCGTCTGGACATCGATGACGCTGGCGCACCAGTTCGAGCGGATCGTCGCGGGGGGAGCCGTCACCGACCGCATCGACATGGGCGATCGCGTCGCCGTCGCGTGTGCGCTGGGCGGGCCCGACCGCCGCGTTTTGTTTCTGTTGACGAGCACCGACGCCTATCCTCAGCGGCTGGTGGGCACCCGGTTGTCGCGGCTGGACGCCGTCCCGGTCGCCGCGCCCGGCGCCGGGCTGCCCTGA
- a CDS encoding thioesterase family protein, producing MTDSYYERIDADAGGEKFRATDLARGTWSAAIQHGGPVSALLARALERCEPRDDTRLSRVVIDLLGGVPAEGDLWVRSQLQRPGKQIELLTAEMLAPGPDGQPRPVARASGWRLQQQDTAAIAHGAAESPRPRTDAHSRNLKAREWDRNYVHSLEWLWLTEPLTPGPGDSWINPTVDLVKGETMTQLERLFAVADCANGIGSKLDITKWTFLNTDLAVHVFRVPDGDWIGIRAETSYGPDGIGTTIGTLYDERGAVGAIQQSVLVRRRPGSA from the coding sequence GTGACCGACTCCTACTACGAGCGGATCGACGCCGACGCCGGGGGCGAGAAATTCCGGGCGACCGACCTGGCGCGCGGCACCTGGTCGGCCGCGATCCAGCACGGCGGGCCAGTGTCGGCGCTGCTGGCACGTGCGCTGGAACGATGCGAGCCGCGCGACGACACCCGCTTGTCGCGAGTCGTCATTGACCTGCTGGGTGGGGTGCCGGCCGAAGGTGACCTCTGGGTGCGCTCACAGCTGCAGCGGCCGGGCAAACAGATCGAGCTCCTCACCGCCGAGATGCTCGCCCCCGGCCCCGACGGCCAGCCGCGCCCGGTGGCGCGCGCCAGCGGCTGGCGACTGCAGCAGCAGGACACCGCGGCCATCGCGCACGGCGCGGCCGAGTCGCCGCGGCCGCGGACCGACGCCCACAGCCGCAACCTCAAGGCCCGGGAGTGGGACCGCAATTACGTGCACAGCCTGGAATGGCTGTGGCTGACCGAACCGCTGACCCCCGGTCCGGGCGATTCGTGGATCAACCCGACGGTCGACCTGGTCAAGGGAGAGACCATGACACAGCTGGAACGGCTGTTCGCGGTGGCCGATTGCGCCAACGGCATCGGCAGCAAGCTCGACATCACCAAGTGGACGTTTCTCAACACCGATCTGGCGGTGCACGTATTCCGCGTCCCGGACGGGGATTGGATCGGTATTCGCGCGGAGACCAGCTACGGGCCGGACGGCATTGGGACGACCATCGGCACGTTGTACGACGAGCGCGGCGCCGTCGGCGCCATTCAGCAATCGGTATTGGTGCGCCGCCGGCCCGGGTCCGCCTGA
- a CDS encoding TetR/AcrR family transcriptional regulator produces MTHPAQALAVSDTDTSTRQRILVATAEVLGRNGKTKLSLSEVAAQAGVSRPTLYRWFASKEELLSAFSQYERQLFESGLVKATAGLKGYDKLDAVLRFIVEYQHSYSGVRMVDVEPEHTIAQFSHVIPQMRDGLQRHLPGPNAAVKAATVIRIAISHYIVRSDDAEQFLAQLRHAVGIKQS; encoded by the coding sequence ATGACGCATCCGGCGCAGGCCCTGGCCGTATCGGACACTGACACCTCGACGCGTCAGCGGATCCTGGTGGCCACGGCCGAAGTGCTCGGCCGAAACGGCAAGACCAAGCTGAGCCTGTCCGAGGTCGCCGCGCAGGCCGGGGTCTCCCGCCCCACGCTGTACCGCTGGTTCGCGTCCAAGGAGGAGTTGCTGTCGGCGTTCTCCCAGTACGAACGGCAGCTTTTCGAAAGCGGTCTGGTCAAGGCCACGGCGGGGCTCAAGGGCTACGACAAGCTCGACGCCGTGCTGCGGTTCATCGTCGAGTACCAGCACTCCTACTCGGGGGTGCGGATGGTCGACGTCGAACCTGAGCACACCATCGCCCAGTTCTCCCATGTCATCCCGCAAATGCGGGATGGGTTGCAACGGCACCTGCCGGGGCCCAACGCCGCGGTGAAGGCGGCGACGGTCATCCGGATCGCCATCTCGCACTACATCGTCCGCAGTGACGACGCCGAACAGTTCCTGGCGCAGCTGCGCCACGCCGTCGGGATCAAGCAGAGCTGA
- a CDS encoding FAD-binding oxidoreductase, which yields MPASLGDLKGIVGSNHVVTDPDVLAGRSVDHTGRYRGRASMLVRPGSAEEVAQVLRLCRDAGAHVTVQGGRTSLVAGTVPEHDDVLLSTERLCALSEVDSVERRIAVGAGATLAAVQDAATAAGLVFGVDLAARDTATVGGMASTNAGGLRTVRYGNMGEQVVGLDVALPDGSLLRRHSLVRSDNTGYDLPALFVGAEGTLGVITALDLRLHPTPSHRVTAVCGFADLEALIDTGRRFRDVDGIAALELIDGRAGALTAEHLGVSPPVEADWLLLVELAADHDQTERLADLLADVPMSSEPAVGVDVAAQQRLWRVRESLAEVLGVYGPPLKFDVSLPLATIPEFASAAVALIHERVADAAPLLFGHVGEGNLHLNVLRVGLDREQALYGGMMDLIARCGGNVSSEHGVGSRKRGYLGMSRESTDIAAMRSVKAALDPTGYLNAAVLFD from the coding sequence ATGCCAGCCAGCCTCGGAGACCTGAAGGGGATCGTCGGATCCAACCACGTCGTCACCGATCCCGACGTGCTGGCAGGGCGCAGCGTCGACCACACCGGCCGCTACCGCGGCCGAGCCAGCATGCTGGTTCGGCCCGGGTCGGCCGAGGAAGTCGCGCAGGTACTGCGATTATGCCGTGACGCCGGAGCCCACGTCACCGTGCAGGGCGGTCGCACCTCGCTGGTGGCCGGCACCGTGCCCGAGCATGACGACGTGCTGTTATCCACCGAACGCCTATGTGCGCTAAGCGAAGTCGACAGCGTCGAGCGCCGGATCGCGGTCGGCGCCGGAGCGACGCTGGCCGCGGTGCAGGATGCCGCCACGGCGGCAGGTCTGGTGTTCGGTGTGGACCTGGCCGCCCGTGACACCGCGACCGTCGGCGGCATGGCCTCGACCAACGCGGGCGGGCTGCGCACCGTCCGTTACGGCAACATGGGCGAGCAAGTCGTCGGCCTGGACGTGGCGCTGCCCGACGGATCGCTGCTGCGCCGACACAGCCTGGTGCGCAGCGACAACACCGGATACGACCTGCCGGCCCTGTTCGTCGGGGCCGAGGGCACGCTCGGTGTGATCACCGCGCTGGACCTGCGGCTGCACCCCACGCCGTCGCATCGGGTGACGGCGGTCTGCGGCTTCGCCGATCTCGAGGCGCTGATCGACACCGGCCGCCGCTTCCGCGACGTCGACGGGATAGCCGCGCTCGAGCTGATCGACGGCCGTGCCGGCGCGCTGACCGCCGAGCATCTCGGGGTAAGCCCACCGGTCGAAGCGGATTGGCTGCTGCTGGTGGAGTTGGCCGCCGATCACGACCAGACCGAACGGCTGGCCGACCTGCTGGCCGACGTGCCGATGTCCTCCGAGCCCGCGGTGGGCGTGGATGTCGCTGCCCAGCAACGACTCTGGCGGGTCCGAGAATCGCTTGCCGAGGTGCTCGGCGTGTACGGTCCGCCGCTGAAGTTCGACGTGTCGTTACCGCTGGCGACGATCCCCGAGTTCGCTTCGGCGGCGGTCGCCCTGATTCACGAGCGAGTGGCCGACGCTGCGCCGCTGCTGTTCGGTCACGTCGGTGAGGGCAATCTGCATCTCAACGTGCTGCGCGTCGGTCTTGATCGCGAACAAGCGCTCTACGGGGGAATGATGGACCTCATCGCGCGCTGCGGCGGCAACGTCAGCTCCGAGCATGGCGTGGGCAGTCGCAAGCGTGGCTATCTTGGAATGTCAAGGGAGTCAACGGATATCGCGGCAATGCGGTCGGTCAAGGCGGCGCTGGACCCGACCGGCTACCTCAACGCGGCGGTGTTGTTCGACTAG
- a CDS encoding nitroreductase: protein MYDLEDAIRQRRSIRMFLPDRPVPRELVHEALDLAIHAPSNSNIQPWQLFFASGAARQRLVAALLDAAQAGPPKVPPLPEAFSHYRSDTGKVVYGSMGIARDDREARRAAVLRNWEFFRAPLAGVVCMHHELGLVDSMGVGMFLQTLVLALTARGLGSCVQVAIAGYPEVLREMLDIPDEFTILCGLSVGYPDPEFAANHIRLGRDPVEQKVVFVED from the coding sequence ATGTACGACCTCGAGGACGCGATCCGGCAACGCCGTTCCATCCGGATGTTCCTGCCCGACCGACCGGTGCCCCGCGAGCTGGTCCACGAGGCGCTCGACCTCGCGATTCATGCGCCGTCGAATTCCAACATTCAGCCCTGGCAGCTGTTCTTCGCCTCGGGCGCGGCACGGCAGCGCCTGGTGGCGGCGCTGCTCGACGCCGCCCAAGCCGGCCCGCCGAAGGTCCCGCCGCTCCCGGAGGCGTTCAGCCACTACCGCAGCGACACCGGCAAGGTCGTCTACGGCTCGATGGGTATCGCCCGCGACGATCGGGAAGCTCGGCGGGCCGCGGTGCTACGGAACTGGGAATTCTTCCGCGCGCCGCTGGCCGGGGTGGTGTGCATGCACCATGAGCTCGGCCTGGTCGACAGCATGGGTGTCGGCATGTTCCTGCAGACGCTGGTGCTGGCGCTAACCGCGCGCGGGTTGGGCAGCTGCGTGCAGGTGGCCATCGCCGGCTATCCCGAGGTCCTCCGTGAAATGCTGGACATCCCCGACGAATTCACGATCCTGTGCGGGTTGTCGGTGGGCTACCCCGATCCGGAGTTCGCGGCCAACCACATTCGGCTTGGCCGCGACCCGGTCGAGCAAAAGGTCGTCTTCGTCGAGGACTAG
- a CDS encoding glucose 1-dehydrogenase, protein MGRVDGKVALISGGARGMGAEHARLLVAEGAKVVIGDILDDEGKAVADEIGDSVRYVHLDVTQPDQWDAAVATAVGEFGKLNVLVNNAGTVALGPLKSFDLAKWQKVIDVNLTGTFLGMRVAVDPMIAAGGGSIINVSSIEGLRGAPMVHPYVASKWGVRGLAKSAALELARHNIRVNSVHPGFIRTPMTKHLPDDMVTIPLGRPAESREVSTFILFLASDESSYATGTEFVMDGGLVTDVPHKDLF, encoded by the coding sequence GTGGGACGGGTAGACGGCAAAGTTGCACTGATCAGTGGCGGCGCCCGCGGCATGGGCGCCGAGCACGCACGGCTGCTGGTGGCCGAGGGCGCCAAGGTGGTGATCGGCGACATCCTCGACGACGAGGGCAAGGCGGTGGCCGACGAGATCGGCGACTCGGTTCGCTACGTGCATCTCGACGTCACCCAGCCCGACCAGTGGGATGCCGCCGTGGCGACCGCAGTCGGCGAGTTCGGCAAGCTCAACGTTCTGGTCAACAACGCCGGTACCGTCGCGCTCGGACCGCTCAAGAGCTTCGATCTCGCTAAGTGGCAGAAGGTGATTGACGTCAACCTGACCGGGACATTCCTGGGCATGCGGGTGGCCGTCGACCCGATGATCGCGGCCGGTGGCGGCTCGATCATCAATGTGTCCTCGATCGAGGGCCTGCGCGGTGCGCCCATGGTGCACCCGTACGTCGCCTCCAAGTGGGGGGTGCGCGGCCTGGCGAAATCCGCCGCCCTGGAGCTGGCCCGGCACAACATCCGGGTCAACTCGGTGCACCCCGGCTTCATTCGCACCCCGATGACCAAGCACCTGCCCGACGACATGGTGACCATCCCGCTGGGCCGGCCAGCCGAGTCGCGGGAGGTGTCGACGTTCATCTTGTTTCTGGCCAGTGACGAGTCGTCCTACGCCACCGGCACCGAGTTCGTAATGGACGGCGGCCTGGTCACCGACGTACCGCATAAGGACTTGTTTTAG
- a CDS encoding NAD(P)H-dependent amine dehydrogenase family protein — protein sequence MAIRVAHVGTGNVGGLALAELIANPQFDLTGVCVSTPEKVGKDAGQLCGVGLDEGTTTGVAAVNDLDAIIAAQPECVVYCAMGDTRLPDAMADVMRILAAGINVVGSSPGLLQYPWGVMPDKYIHRVEDAAKQGNSSIFISGVDPGFANDLIPFTLAGTCQRIEQVRCMEIHDYASYDGAEVMHYMGFARPMDEIPMLLQPGVLSIAWGTAIRQLAAGLGIEVDEITESYQREPAPEDFDIAVGHVAKGTVAVLQFEIRGMVKGHPAIVIEHVTRLRPDLRPDLPQPASGDGSYRVEITGEPSYAVDIIPSSRKGDHNHAAIAGAAGRIVNAIPAVIAAPPGVRTTLDLPLVTGKGLYAPSTLVST from the coding sequence ATGGCGATTCGCGTCGCGCACGTCGGTACCGGGAACGTCGGCGGCCTGGCGCTGGCCGAGTTGATCGCCAATCCGCAGTTCGACCTGACCGGCGTGTGCGTGTCTACCCCGGAGAAGGTGGGCAAGGACGCCGGGCAACTATGCGGCGTCGGCCTGGACGAGGGCACCACCACGGGTGTGGCGGCCGTCAACGACCTGGACGCGATTATCGCCGCCCAGCCCGAGTGCGTGGTGTACTGCGCGATGGGTGACACCCGGCTGCCGGACGCGATGGCCGATGTGATGCGCATCCTGGCGGCCGGCATCAACGTGGTCGGATCCTCGCCCGGGCTGTTGCAGTATCCGTGGGGTGTGATGCCCGACAAGTACATCCACCGGGTGGAAGATGCTGCCAAGCAAGGAAATTCAAGCATTTTCATCAGCGGGGTAGACCCGGGGTTCGCCAACGACCTGATTCCGTTCACGCTCGCCGGAACCTGTCAGCGCATTGAGCAGGTGCGCTGCATGGAAATTCACGACTACGCCAGTTACGACGGCGCAGAGGTGATGCACTACATGGGTTTCGCCCGGCCGATGGATGAGATCCCGATGCTGCTACAACCGGGCGTCCTGAGTATCGCCTGGGGCACCGCGATTCGTCAGCTGGCGGCCGGCCTGGGCATCGAGGTCGACGAGATCACCGAGTCTTATCAGCGCGAACCAGCGCCGGAGGACTTCGACATCGCCGTCGGTCACGTGGCCAAGGGCACCGTGGCCGTGCTGCAGTTCGAGATCCGCGGCATGGTCAAGGGCCACCCCGCCATCGTCATCGAGCACGTCACCCGGCTGCGCCCCGACTTGCGGCCCGACCTGCCCCAGCCCGCGTCCGGCGACGGCTCCTACCGCGTCGAGATCACCGGCGAACCCTCCTATGCCGTCGACATCATTCCCAGCAGCCGCAAGGGCGACCACAACCATGCCGCGATTGCCGGGGCGGCGGGGCGCATCGTCAACGCGATCCCCGCGGTGATCGCGGCGCCGCCGGGCGTCCGGACCACGCTCGACCTGCCGCTGGTCACCGGCAAAGGCCTTTACGCACCAAGCACTTTGGTGTCCACTTAA
- a CDS encoding alpha/beta hydrolase, whose amino-acid sequence MTQREDVQFMSGNDRVSAWLYRPPGSAAPVLVMAHGLGAVRTMRLDAYAERFSAAGYACLVFDYRNFGDSEGQPRQVLDIEMQLADWAAAVAYARTLDGVDTDRIALWGTSFAGGHVITTAARLPGIAAVIAQCPFTDGIASGRATINPLTTARIAARAIRDELGARLGRAPVMVAAAGRPGEVALMATPDAYPGYLRLVPDGVELRNEVAARIALHVFTYRPGLLTPKIDCPILFCVCEHDSVAPADATLRHAANAPRAEVRTYPEGHFAIYVDDAFEQVVADQLAFLDKHVKSPI is encoded by the coding sequence ATGACACAGCGCGAAGATGTTCAGTTCATGTCGGGCAACGACCGAGTCAGCGCCTGGTTGTACCGCCCGCCCGGCAGCGCCGCGCCGGTCCTGGTGATGGCGCACGGACTGGGCGCGGTGCGCACCATGCGGCTCGACGCCTATGCCGAGCGGTTCAGCGCGGCCGGCTACGCTTGCCTGGTTTTCGATTACCGCAACTTCGGCGACAGCGAAGGTCAACCGCGTCAGGTTCTCGACATCGAGATGCAGCTCGCCGACTGGGCCGCCGCGGTGGCTTACGCCCGCACCCTCGATGGTGTCGACACGGATCGAATTGCGTTGTGGGGTACGTCTTTTGCCGGCGGCCACGTGATCACCACGGCGGCCCGGCTGCCGGGCATCGCCGCCGTCATCGCACAGTGCCCGTTCACCGACGGCATCGCTTCGGGGCGCGCGACCATCAACCCGTTGACCACCGCCCGAATCGCCGCACGCGCCATCCGCGACGAGCTCGGCGCCCGCCTGGGACGTGCCCCGGTGATGGTGGCCGCCGCGGGCAGGCCCGGCGAGGTGGCGCTGATGGCCACGCCCGACGCCTACCCGGGTTATCTGCGCCTGGTGCCCGACGGGGTCGAACTCCGCAATGAGGTCGCCGCGCGCATCGCCTTGCACGTGTTCACCTACCGGCCCGGCCTGCTTACCCCGAAAATCGACTGCCCCATCTTGTTCTGCGTGTGCGAGCACGACTCGGTGGCCCCCGCGGACGCCACCCTGCGCCACGCCGCCAACGCTCCGCGCGCCGAGGTGCGGACCTATCCCGAAGGGCATTTCGCGATTTATGTCGACGACGCGTTCGAACAAGTGGTCGCCGACCAGCTCGCGTTCCTGGACAAGCACGTGAAATCGCCGATCTAG
- the macS gene encoding MacS family sensor histidine kinase, translating to MTRADPDATAPLWRAAQVFRLLSCLYALGFQIAINPDLRRPALGWALFAVLLGWSGVCACAYLRGFGRKSGWVIAEIVIVLLLMWSNRLITFGQWAAENQTWPTTLWASNPTISAAIQFGPVRGMLTGLAVMATNFAVKNYFDLNLGHNATIIVELAIGMAIGMAAQTARRAHEELQRAAQLSAAVQERERLSRQVHDGAIQVLALVAKRGHEIGGATAELADLASEQERVLRRWVSAAGVDEQGDRTTIDLRTLLRRRESDRVSLSLPPTAVLLPRWVAAELDAAVGNALDNVQAHAGAGAQAFVLLEDLGDSVVVSVRDDGLGIPAGRLEEATREGRLGISKSIVGRLDSLGGRATLHSAPGEGVEWELCVPREGRDG from the coding sequence ATGACCCGCGCCGATCCCGATGCGACTGCGCCGCTGTGGCGCGCGGCGCAGGTGTTCCGGCTGCTGAGTTGCCTTTACGCGCTGGGCTTCCAGATCGCGATCAACCCGGATCTGCGCCGGCCAGCGTTGGGCTGGGCACTGTTCGCCGTGCTGCTGGGGTGGAGCGGGGTGTGCGCGTGCGCCTACCTGCGCGGGTTCGGCCGCAAATCGGGATGGGTGATCGCCGAGATCGTGATCGTCCTGCTGCTCATGTGGTCCAACCGGTTGATCACCTTTGGGCAGTGGGCGGCGGAAAACCAGACTTGGCCGACGACCCTGTGGGCCAGCAACCCCACCATCTCGGCGGCCATTCAATTCGGTCCGGTCCGCGGCATGCTGACCGGGTTGGCGGTGATGGCGACGAATTTCGCCGTCAAAAACTACTTCGATCTGAACCTGGGGCACAACGCCACGATCATCGTCGAGTTGGCGATCGGCATGGCGATCGGAATGGCCGCGCAGACCGCGCGACGGGCCCACGAGGAGCTGCAGCGGGCCGCTCAGCTGTCTGCCGCGGTGCAAGAGCGCGAGCGGCTGTCCCGACAGGTGCATGACGGCGCGATTCAGGTGCTGGCACTGGTGGCCAAGCGTGGTCATGAAATCGGCGGCGCCACAGCAGAATTAGCCGATCTGGCCAGCGAGCAGGAACGCGTGCTGCGGCGCTGGGTCAGCGCCGCGGGCGTCGACGAGCAGGGCGACCGGACGACGATCGACCTGCGCACGCTGCTGCGCCGGCGGGAGTCCGATCGCGTCTCGTTGAGCCTGCCACCGACCGCCGTGCTCTTGCCGCGCTGGGTGGCCGCCGAGCTCGACGCCGCGGTGGGCAACGCCTTGGACAACGTGCAGGCGCACGCGGGCGCGGGCGCGCAGGCTTTCGTGCTGCTAGAGGATCTAGGCGATTCGGTGGTGGTCAGTGTGCGCGACGACGGACTCGGCATCCCCGCCGGCCGGCTCGAGGAGGCCACCCGGGAGGGCCGGCTGGGCATCTCGAAATCGATTGTGGGCCGCCTTGATTCGTTGGGTGGCCGCGCGACCTTGCACAGCGCGCCGGGCGAGGGTGTGGAATGGGAGTTGTGCGTGCCGCGCGAGGGGCGCGATGGCTGA
- a CDS encoding response regulator gives MAEDTATTVMVVDDHPIWRDAVARDLAADGFDVVATADGVATARRRAAAVQPDVVVMDMRLADGNGAQATSEVLEVSPASRILVLSASDERDDVLDAVKAGATGYLVKSASRAELAEAVAATAAGRAVFTPSLAGLVLGEYRRIAQNQDSEPAGPSLTERETEVLRHVAKGLSAKQIAERLSLSHRTVENHIQATFRKLQVANRVELTRYAIEHGLDGEP, from the coding sequence ATGGCTGAGGACACCGCCACCACGGTGATGGTCGTCGACGATCACCCGATCTGGCGCGACGCCGTCGCCCGCGACCTCGCCGCGGACGGCTTCGATGTGGTCGCCACGGCCGACGGGGTGGCGACCGCGCGGCGTCGGGCCGCCGCGGTCCAACCGGACGTGGTGGTGATGGACATGCGGCTGGCCGACGGCAACGGCGCACAGGCGACGTCGGAGGTGCTGGAGGTGTCACCGGCCTCACGGATCCTGGTGCTGTCGGCCTCCGACGAGCGCGACGACGTGCTGGACGCGGTCAAGGCCGGGGCGACGGGATACCTGGTGAAAAGCGCCTCACGAGCCGAACTCGCCGAGGCGGTGGCGGCCACCGCCGCCGGGCGCGCCGTGTTCACCCCGAGTCTGGCCGGGCTGGTGCTTGGCGAATATCGCCGCATCGCGCAGAACCAGGATTCCGAACCGGCCGGCCCCAGCCTGACCGAACGGGAGACCGAGGTACTGCGCCATGTGGCAAAAGGGTTGTCCGCCAAGCAGATCGCCGAACGGCTCTCGTTGAGCCATCGCACTGTCGAAAATCACATCCAGGCGACCTTTCGTAAGTTGCAGGTCGCCAATCGCGTGGAGTTGACCCGCTACGCCATCGAGCACGGCCTGGACGGCGAGCCCTAG
- a CDS encoding acyltransferase family protein codes for MTTALGIPSPAELAARTPADRDRALDVIRIVSLVGVVAGHTMMAISIIANHVLIWDNLLTTSPVFQALTWIFQIMPLFFFAGAAACLSSWRPGTNWGGWLMTRCTRLFRPVFYYLGFWAVALTVLYPVLPQHVYQPVAGVSIQLLWFLGAYVLVLAAMPAFNQITTRGRLAAGVTLVYAGIAGVDVIRLHWPAASALGYLNLAVWLIPAMFGVAYRRGLLTRPVALATAATAMAVDLALVWWGPYQISMVGTGDHQLSNTSPPSLLLAGHAIVLSALAIVAAPAIARWAQRPRVWWWTALGNSGAMTLYLWHMPALLGMHLLFDYVGHPRYPGQPDFLVVSVMQVLLMVAAVAVLFLLLRPLENNPLPGWDGAPNITSVGRGVAVGLSLCGAGVATLAAIKWGLKGDGLVCVATMLVGLVTARVLAASKREAA; via the coding sequence ATGACCACTGCACTGGGAATTCCGAGCCCCGCCGAGCTGGCGGCACGCACGCCGGCCGACCGCGACCGCGCCCTGGACGTCATCCGCATCGTCTCGCTGGTCGGCGTGGTGGCCGGCCACACGATGATGGCGATCAGCATCATCGCCAACCATGTCCTCATCTGGGACAACCTGCTCACCACCTCGCCTGTGTTTCAAGCCCTGACGTGGATCTTCCAGATCATGCCGCTGTTCTTCTTCGCGGGTGCCGCGGCGTGCCTGTCCTCGTGGCGTCCAGGCACCAACTGGGGCGGCTGGCTGATGACGCGCTGCACCCGGCTGTTCCGGCCGGTGTTCTACTACCTCGGGTTCTGGGCAGTCGCGCTGACCGTGCTGTATCCCGTTCTGCCCCAACACGTTTACCAGCCGGTAGCCGGCGTGAGTATTCAACTGCTGTGGTTTTTGGGCGCCTATGTGCTGGTGCTGGCCGCGATGCCGGCGTTCAACCAGATCACCACGCGGGGGCGCCTGGCCGCTGGTGTGACATTGGTGTACGCGGGCATCGCCGGCGTCGACGTGATCCGGCTGCACTGGCCGGCCGCGTCGGCCCTGGGCTACCTGAACCTGGCGGTCTGGCTCATCCCCGCGATGTTCGGCGTCGCTTACCGGCGCGGACTGCTCACCCGTCCCGTCGCGCTGGCCACGGCCGCCACCGCGATGGCCGTCGACTTGGCCCTGGTGTGGTGGGGCCCGTATCAGATCAGCATGGTCGGCACCGGGGACCACCAATTGTCCAACACCAGCCCGCCCTCGCTGCTGCTCGCCGGTCACGCCATCGTCTTGAGCGCGCTGGCGATCGTGGCGGCACCGGCGATCGCCCGCTGGGCGCAGCGGCCGCGCGTGTGGTGGTGGACCGCGCTCGGAAACTCCGGGGCGATGACCCTGTACCTGTGGCACATGCCGGCACTGCTTGGCATGCACCTGCTCTTCGACTACGTCGGCCATCCGCGCTACCCGGGCCAGCCGGATTTCCTCGTCGTCAGCGTCATGCAGGTGCTCCTGATGGTTGCCGCGGTGGCGGTGCTGTTCCTGCTGTTGCGACCGCTGGAGAACAACCCGCTACCCGGTTGGGACGGCGCACCGAACATCACCTCGGTCGGACGGGGGGTGGCGGTCGGACTGTCACTGTGTGGGGCCGGGGTGGCGACGCTGGCCGCGATCAAGTGGGGCCTCAAGGGTGACGGGCTGGTCTGCGTCGCGACGATGCTGGTCGGGCTGGTGACCGCGCGGGTGCTCGCCGCGTCCAAGCGGGAGGCGGCGTGA
- a CDS encoding TetR/AcrR family transcriptional regulator has translation MSSDSITRNGLTRREELLAVATKLFAARGYHGTRMDDVADVIGLNKATVYHYYASKSLILFDIYRQAAEGTLAAVHDDPSWTAREALYQYTIRLLTGIASDPERAAVYFQEQPYITEWFTSEQVAEVREKEAQVYQHVHGLIDRGIASGEFYECDSHVVALGYIGMTLGSYRWLRPSGRRTAKEIAAEFSTALLRGLIRDEKVRTESPLGP, from the coding sequence ATGTCATCCGACAGCATCACCCGCAACGGGTTAACGCGCCGCGAGGAGCTGCTAGCCGTGGCCACCAAGCTGTTCGCCGCCCGTGGCTACCACGGCACCCGGATGGACGACGTCGCCGACGTCATCGGCCTGAACAAGGCAACGGTCTACCACTACTACGCCAGCAAGTCGCTCATCCTCTTCGACATCTACCGTCAGGCCGCCGAGGGCACGCTGGCCGCTGTCCACGACGACCCGTCCTGGACGGCCCGCGAGGCGCTCTACCAGTACACCATCCGGCTGCTAACCGGCATCGCCAGCGACCCCGAGCGGGCCGCCGTCTATTTCCAGGAGCAGCCCTACATCACCGAATGGTTCACCAGCGAGCAGGTCGCCGAGGTCCGTGAGAAGGAAGCCCAGGTCTACCAGCACGTGCACGGGCTGATCGACCGTGGCATCGCCAGCGGCGAGTTCTACGAGTGCGACTCACACGTGGTGGCGCTGGGCTACATCGGAATGACGCTGGGCAGCTACCGCTGGCTGCGACCGAGCGGCCGTCGCACGGCCAAGGAAATCGCCGCCGAGTTCAGCACCGCGCTGCTGCGCGGGCTGATCCGGGACGAAAAGGTGCGCACCGAATCACCGCTGGGGCCCTAG